In Miscanthus floridulus cultivar M001 chromosome 5, ASM1932011v1, whole genome shotgun sequence, one genomic interval encodes:
- the LOC136449777 gene encoding uncharacterized protein translates to MKAAEDATRCPEIPRRCHHCAGPLSKDMETSSWTVPPLVRDSFSMIGSALGGIAGAFYGFNHVMPVVRRHIKGPMWMHFFVGAPPVIVFSSACAGLAGGTIPATAQLVSSSYHAVSSHSFARSSSHVAAHSPSFAPSASHDDMHKTRSSSPL, encoded by the exons ATGAAAGCTGCGGAGGACGCCACGCGCTGCCCTGAGATCCCCCGGCGGTGCCACCACTGCGCCGGGCCACTCTCTAAGGACATG GAAACGAGCAGCTGGACAGTACCTCCGTTGGTTCGAGATAGCTTCTCCATG ATTGGTTCGGCTCTTGGGGGTATAGCAGGAGCCTTTTATGGTTTCAACCATG TTATGCCTGTTGTTCGACGCCACATTAAGGGCCCAATGTGGATGcatttttttgttggt GCACCACCAGTTATTGTGTTCTCTTCTGCATGTGCTGGATTAGCAG GTGGTACAATACCAGCCACTGCACAACTGGTTTCGTCATCCTATCATGCTGTGTCATCGCACTCCTTTGCCCGCTCTTCTTCGCATGTAGCAGCGCATTCGCCCTCCTTTGCCCCCTCTGCATCTCATGACGACATGCACAAGACAAGAAGCTCCTCACCGTTGTGA